A single region of the Erythrobacter sp. HL-111 genome encodes:
- the ubiB gene encoding 2-polyprenylphenol 6-hydroxylase, whose amino-acid sequence MTAPAIHLLRLANWGTTLARRRALVGIEEDPNAPSALRRLVRLARLATFTSAKGPRDYAGAFRAIGPAAIKLGQSLATRPDLVGEEAAHNLLSLQDNLPPVPFDKIREQIEASFEQPLEALFAEVDPVPVGAASIAQVHKGVTNDGRKVAIKVLRPGIRQKFARDIQTYEWAAAHVEAMGGEASRLRPRLTIANFKRWSNSELDLRREAASASELAEQMKGVPGYRIPAIDWDRTNGRVLTIEWIDGVKISNTEALIERGHDLPAIAEKLVISFLTQAISAGFFHADMHQGNLFVEDDGTIVAIDFGIMGRIDRRARQWLAEILYGLTTGNYQRVAEIHFEAQYVPSYHSVGEFATALRAVGEPMRGKPVKELSVGQMLDGLFAITRDFDMQTQPHLLLLQKTMVMVEGIATQLNPDINMWDTAAPYVRSWIRDELGPESALADRLKEDTETLLRLPGLIRRLEEKFPPKGGAPEAPPLPEIRLLTERRARERQGGSLPGYLLAGAVGAGAMLALVAAGVIG is encoded by the coding sequence ATGACCGCTCCTGCCATCCACCTTCTGCGCCTCGCCAATTGGGGAACGACGCTCGCCCGCCGCCGCGCGCTGGTCGGGATCGAGGAGGATCCCAACGCGCCTTCCGCCCTGCGCCGGCTGGTCAGGCTCGCCCGGCTCGCGACCTTCACCAGCGCGAAAGGCCCGCGCGACTACGCCGGTGCCTTCCGTGCGATCGGTCCGGCGGCGATCAAGCTCGGCCAGAGCCTCGCGACGCGGCCCGACCTCGTCGGCGAGGAAGCGGCGCACAATCTCCTCAGCCTGCAGGACAACCTCCCGCCCGTCCCCTTCGATAAGATCCGCGAGCAGATCGAGGCGAGCTTCGAACAGCCGCTCGAGGCGCTGTTCGCCGAAGTCGATCCCGTGCCGGTTGGGGCCGCTTCGATCGCGCAGGTCCACAAGGGCGTGACGAACGACGGGCGCAAGGTCGCGATCAAGGTCCTGCGTCCGGGCATCCGCCAGAAATTCGCGCGCGACATCCAGACCTACGAATGGGCCGCCGCCCATGTCGAGGCGATGGGCGGCGAGGCCTCGCGCCTGCGCCCGCGCCTGACCATCGCCAATTTCAAGCGCTGGTCGAATTCGGAACTCGACCTCAGGCGCGAGGCGGCCTCGGCGAGCGAGCTTGCCGAGCAGATGAAGGGCGTTCCGGGCTACCGCATCCCCGCGATCGACTGGGACCGCACCAATGGCCGCGTGCTCACGATCGAGTGGATCGACGGGGTCAAGATCTCGAACACCGAGGCCCTGATCGAGCGGGGCCACGATCTCCCCGCGATCGCCGAAAAGCTCGTCATCAGCTTTCTCACCCAGGCGATCAGCGCGGGTTTCTTCCACGCCGACATGCACCAGGGCAATTTGTTCGTGGAGGATGACGGGACGATCGTTGCGATCGATTTCGGGATCATGGGCCGGATCGACCGGCGCGCGCGGCAATGGCTGGCGGAAATCCTCTATGGCCTGACGACCGGCAATTACCAGCGCGTCGCCGAGATCCATTTCGAGGCGCAATATGTGCCCTCCTACCATTCGGTCGGCGAATTCGCCACCGCGCTGCGCGCCGTGGGCGAGCCGATGCGCGGCAAGCCGGTCAAGGAATTGTCGGTCGGCCAGATGCTCGACGGGCTGTTCGCGATCACCCGCGATTTCGACATGCAGACCCAGCCGCACCTTCTGCTGCTGCAGAAGACCATGGTGATGGTCGAGGGCATCGCCACCCAGCTCAATCCCGACATCAACATGTGGGACACCGCCGCGCCCTATGTCCGCTCGTGGATCCGCGACGAGCTCGGCCCCGAATCCGCGCTCGCCGACCGGCTCAAGGAGGATACCGAGACGCTGCTGCGCCTGCCCGGCCTGATCCGCCGTCTGGAAGAGAAGTTCCCGCCCAAGGGCGGCGCGCCCGAAGCGCCGCCCCTGCCCGAGATCCGGCTCCTCACCGAACGGCGCGCGCGGGAACGGCAGGGCGGCTCGCTGCCGGGCTATCTCCTCGCCGGCGCGGTCGGCGCGGGCGCGATGTTGGCGCTGGTCGCCGCCGGGGTCATCGGCTGA
- a CDS encoding phosphopantothenate--cysteine ligase family flavoprotein: protein MSGSGPKILLVVGGGIAAYKSLELVRLIRKGGGEVTCVVTKGGQQFVTPMSLAALSENQVYTSLFDLKNEVEMGHIQLSRQADLVVVCPATADLVAKMASGIADDLATTLILATDKPVMAVPAMNVKMWEHETTQRNIEWLRQAGVTVLHPDEGAMACGEFGYGRLPEPQAIWREIAAHFGIEVGEPAPAARPAKEFETGAEDDGPDDGDVGRGLGGLLSRIIPRSTAKRTHEEIEAEYEDFGQDPDSVDLPEGEDLPPEEEAPEFKPDFGGPLLAKKGGASSAPPIDPDALNHEFDPRRARPEPIEPAPIESAEGDAPRFEGDAAYLPLQGRHVLVTAGPTWEAIDPVRYIANRSSGKQGFAIAAAAAALGAKVTLVAGPVALKTPAGVKRIDVESAGEMAEAVRKALPADAAVMVAAVADWRPKEYRPEKLKKRGSAPPALMLTENPDILTNLAAGKDRPELVIGFAAETSDVIGNARQKRKRKAADWIVANDVSGDVMGGDENLVHIVSESGVETLERMPKLEVAMALAQRIAASLKAEAAE, encoded by the coding sequence ATGAGCGGCTCTGGGCCGAAAATCCTGCTGGTCGTGGGCGGCGGTATCGCGGCCTACAAGTCGCTGGAACTCGTCCGCCTGATCCGCAAGGGCGGGGGCGAGGTCACCTGCGTCGTGACCAAGGGCGGGCAGCAGTTCGTGACGCCCATGTCGCTTGCCGCGCTGTCGGAAAATCAAGTCTACACCAGCCTGTTCGATCTCAAGAACGAGGTCGAGATGGGCCATATCCAGCTCTCGCGCCAAGCCGACCTCGTCGTCGTCTGCCCCGCCACCGCCGATCTCGTCGCCAAGATGGCGAGCGGGATCGCCGACGATCTCGCCACCACTCTGATCCTCGCCACCGACAAGCCGGTGATGGCGGTCCCGGCGATGAACGTGAAGATGTGGGAGCACGAGACGACGCAGCGCAACATCGAATGGCTGCGGCAGGCGGGCGTCACCGTCCTGCACCCGGACGAAGGCGCGATGGCCTGCGGCGAATTCGGCTATGGCCGCCTGCCCGAACCGCAGGCGATCTGGCGCGAGATCGCGGCCCATTTCGGGATCGAGGTCGGGGAACCGGCCCCCGCGGCGCGCCCCGCGAAAGAGTTCGAGACCGGAGCGGAGGACGACGGCCCGGATGACGGTGACGTCGGGCGCGGGCTCGGCGGGCTGTTGTCGCGGATCATCCCGCGCTCCACCGCCAAGCGCACGCACGAGGAGATCGAGGCCGAATACGAGGATTTCGGACAGGACCCGGATTCGGTCGACCTGCCGGAGGGCGAAGACCTTCCCCCCGAAGAGGAAGCGCCCGAGTTCAAGCCCGATTTCGGCGGCCCCCTGCTCGCGAAGAAGGGCGGCGCGTCTTCCGCGCCGCCGATCGATCCCGATGCGCTCAACCACGAATTCGACCCGCGCCGCGCCCGGCCCGAACCGATCGAGCCCGCGCCAATCGAATCGGCCGAAGGCGATGCGCCGCGTTTCGAGGGCGATGCCGCCTACCTCCCGCTCCAGGGTCGCCACGTCCTCGTCACCGCCGGGCCGACCTGGGAAGCGATCGATCCGGTGCGCTACATCGCCAATCGTTCGAGCGGGAAGCAGGGCTTTGCCATCGCCGCCGCCGCCGCCGCGCTTGGCGCGAAGGTCACGCTGGTCGCGGGGCCGGTGGCGCTGAAGACGCCCGCCGGGGTTAAGCGCATCGACGTCGAATCCGCCGGGGAAATGGCCGAAGCGGTCAGGAAGGCATTGCCCGCCGATGCCGCGGTGATGGTCGCCGCGGTGGCCGACTGGCGGCCCAAGGAATACCGCCCGGAAAAGCTGAAGAAGCGCGGCTCCGCCCCGCCGGCGCTGATGCTGACCGAAAACCCCGACATCCTCACCAATCTCGCCGCGGGCAAGGACCGGCCCGAACTCGTCATCGGCTTCGCGGCCGAAACCAGCGACGTGATCGGCAATGCCCGCCAGAAGCGCAAGCGCAAGGCGGCCGACTGGATCGTCGCGAATGACGTTTCGGGGGACGTGATGGGCGGAGACGAGAACCTCGTCCACATCGTCAGCGAAAGCGGGGTCGAGACGCTCGAGCGGATGCCCAAGCTCGAGGTCGCGATGGCGCTCGCCCAGCGGATCGCCGCGAGCCTCAAGGCCGAAGCCGCGGAATGA
- the mutM gene encoding bifunctional DNA-formamidopyrimidine glycosylase/DNA-(apurinic or apyrimidinic site) lyase, translating into MPELPEVETTVRGLARFLEGRRIARVAVNRPDLRRPFPADLVQVLTGARVTALARRAKYGLLHTDRGRTMIFHLGMSGRWRIDPAEPHVHDHLVIETEGHRFALCDPRRFGSVDLVETAALEAWPQFAAMGPEPLGGDLTPAYLEAALAGRSQAIKLCLLDQRIVAGLGNIYVCEALWRARIHPRKAGDKVTGGQLARLVPAIRDVLEASIRDGGSTLRDYAAPDGELGYFASSFDVYGRTDEPCRRADGGTIRRFAQGGRSTWFCPRCQR; encoded by the coding sequence ATGCCCGAACTGCCCGAAGTCGAAACCACCGTGCGCGGGCTCGCCCGCTTCCTCGAAGGCCGGCGGATCGCGCGCGTCGCGGTGAACCGGCCGGACCTCAGGCGCCCCTTCCCGGCCGATCTCGTGCAGGTGCTGACCGGGGCGCGGGTGACGGCGCTCGCCCGCCGGGCGAAATACGGCCTCCTCCACACCGATCGCGGGCGCACGATGATCTTCCATCTCGGCATGAGCGGGCGCTGGCGGATCGACCCTGCCGAACCGCACGTCCACGACCACCTCGTGATCGAGACCGAGGGGCACCGCTTCGCCCTGTGCGATCCGCGCCGCTTCGGTTCCGTGGATCTCGTCGAAACCGCGGCGCTCGAAGCCTGGCCGCAATTCGCCGCGATGGGCCCCGAACCGCTCGGCGGGGACCTCACCCCGGCGTATCTCGAGGCCGCGCTCGCGGGCAGGAGCCAGGCGATCAAGCTGTGCCTGCTCGACCAGCGCATCGTCGCCGGGCTCGGCAACATCTATGTCTGCGAGGCGTTGTGGCGGGCGCGGATCCATCCGCGCAAGGCCGGCGACAAGGTGACGGGGGGGCAGCTCGCAAGGCTCGTCCCCGCGATCCGGGACGTGCTCGAAGCCTCGATCCGCGACGGCGGCTCGACCTTGCGCGACTATGCCGCACCCGACGGGGAACTGGGCTATTTCGCGAGCTCCTTCGACGTCTACGGGCGCACCGACGAGCCCTGCCGGCGCGCGGACGGCGGGACCATCCGCCGCTTCGCGCAAGGCGGGCGCAGCACCTGGTTCTGCCCCAGGTGCCAGAGATAG
- a CDS encoding class I SAM-dependent methyltransferase — protein sequence MNEPASSPSETSETVSFGYEDVTPEEKTRRVGAVFTSVAGKYDIMNDAMSAGMHRLWKDRFVKRVKPQRGEQVLDMAGGTGDIAFRMVARGAHVTVADINQDMLDVGAERAVERGGSEDEGSLVFTRQNAEATDFAGSSFDAYTIAFGIRNVTRIDRALAEAHRVLRPGGRFFCLEFSTVEWSGLKEAYDLYSEQLLPRMGQVIAGDADSYRYLVESIRKFPRMAEFEAMIARAGFVNTRVEPILGGLVAIHSGWKV from the coding sequence ATGAACGAGCCAGCTTCCAGCCCTTCCGAAACCAGCGAAACCGTCTCCTTCGGCTACGAGGACGTGACCCCCGAGGAAAAGACCCGCCGCGTGGGCGCGGTCTTCACCAGCGTGGCCGGGAAATACGACATCATGAACGATGCGATGTCGGCAGGGATGCATCGCCTGTGGAAGGACCGCTTCGTCAAACGGGTGAAGCCGCAGCGCGGCGAACAGGTGCTCGACATGGCCGGCGGCACGGGCGACATCGCCTTCCGCATGGTCGCGCGCGGGGCCCACGTGACGGTCGCCGACATCAACCAGGACATGCTCGACGTCGGGGCCGAGCGCGCGGTCGAACGCGGCGGGAGCGAGGACGAAGGCAGCCTCGTCTTCACCCGCCAGAACGCGGAAGCGACCGATTTCGCCGGCTCCAGCTTCGACGCCTACACCATCGCCTTCGGCATCAGGAACGTGACCCGCATCGACCGCGCGCTGGCCGAAGCCCATCGCGTGCTGAGGCCGGGGGGGCGGTTCTTCTGCCTCGAATTCTCCACCGTCGAATGGTCGGGGCTGAAGGAGGCCTACGACCTCTATTCCGAACAGCTCCTGCCGCGCATGGGCCAGGTGATCGCGGGCGATGCGGATTCCTATCGCTATCTCGTCGAATCGATCCGCAAGTTTCCGCGCATGGCCGAATTCGAGGCGATGATCGCGCGCGCCGGCTTCGTGAACACCAGGGTCGAGCCGATCCTGGGCGGGCTCGTCGCGATCCATTCGGGCTGGAAGGTCTGA
- a CDS encoding DUF4136 domain-containing protein — translation MNPTRRSYTATVRIGLALALAGSLAACATPFKADVSRFAAQLPAPQGETFAVVAEDPKLAGGLEFSMYADLVAEELTELGYAPAASPAEANLLVRFDYGVDNGRERIRTNNVGAGGPFFGPWGGWGGFGGFGFNRGWGFGFYDPWLAGPDVRSYTVYTSGIAIKIDQTSTGERLFEGQAQAVSRSNRLQQLVPNLVDAIFTDFPGNSGETLRITIRDDDTKKVKEID, via the coding sequence ATGAACCCGACCCGCCGTTCCTACACCGCCACGGTCCGAATCGGCCTCGCGCTTGCCCTCGCAGGCAGTCTCGCCGCCTGCGCGACCCCGTTCAAGGCGGACGTGTCGCGCTTCGCCGCGCAGCTTCCCGCCCCGCAGGGCGAAACCTTCGCCGTGGTGGCCGAGGATCCCAAGCTTGCCGGCGGGCTCGAATTCTCGATGTACGCCGACCTCGTCGCGGAAGAGCTGACCGAACTCGGTTACGCCCCCGCCGCGTCGCCGGCCGAGGCGAACCTGCTGGTCCGCTTCGACTATGGCGTCGACAACGGGCGCGAACGCATCCGCACCAATAACGTGGGCGCCGGCGGTCCCTTCTTCGGCCCGTGGGGCGGCTGGGGCGGCTTCGGCGGCTTCGGCTTCAACCGCGGCTGGGGTTTCGGCTTCTACGACCCGTGGCTCGCCGGACCGGACGTGCGAAGCTACACCGTCTACACCAGCGGGATCGCGATCAAGATCGACCAGACCTCGACCGGCGAACGCCTTTTCGAAGGGCAGGCGCAGGCCGTTTCCCGCTCGAACCGGCTGCAGCAGCTCGTGCCCAACCTGGTCGATGCGATCTTCACCGATTTCCCCGGCAATTCGGGCGAGACGCTGCGGATCACGATCCGCGACGACGACACCAAGAAGGTCAAGGAAATCGACTGA
- a CDS encoding DUF4345 family protein: MTVTLLRAALFLAGLTFIIIGGSFLVDPAAMGGGFGLVPRGAQGLSSLRGDFFAYFVVAGGCLMFGAWKRRGEFLLVAGAIFGLTFLARAYSLVVDGFYLGWVTPMGIEAVTVILVLVASRILPSGALVERAQ; this comes from the coding sequence ATGACCGTCACCCTGCTGCGCGCCGCCCTGTTCCTTGCCGGGCTGACCTTCATCATCATCGGCGGGTCCTTCCTCGTCGATCCGGCGGCGATGGGCGGCGGCTTCGGCCTGGTGCCGCGCGGCGCGCAGGGCCTGTCGAGCCTGCGCGGCGATTTCTTCGCCTATTTCGTGGTCGCGGGCGGGTGTCTCATGTTCGGCGCGTGGAAGCGGCGCGGCGAATTCCTGCTGGTCGCGGGCGCGATTTTCGGCCTCACCTTCCTCGCGCGCGCCTACAGCCTGGTGGTCGACGGATTCTACCTCGGCTGGGTGACACCGATGGGGATCGAGGCGGTGACGGTGATCCTCGTCCTTGTCGCAAGCCGCATCCTGCCGAGCGGCGCGCTGGTCGAGCGGGCGCAGTGA
- the rpsT gene encoding 30S ribosomal protein S20 encodes MANTPQARKRIRRNNRRAEINTARMSRIRSFIKKVETAIESGDKDAAATALKAAQPEMQRGVARGVIHKNTVARKMSRLSKRVAAL; translated from the coding sequence ATGGCCAACACGCCGCAAGCCCGTAAGCGCATCCGTCGCAACAACCGCCGCGCGGAAATCAACACCGCCCGCATGAGCCGTATCCGCAGCTTCATCAAGAAGGTCGAAACGGCAATCGAATCCGGCGACAAGGACGCGGCGGCCACTGCCCTCAAGGCGGCCCAGCCCGAAATGCAGCGCGGCGTCGCCCGCGGGGTGATCCACAAGAACACCGTCGCGCGCAAGATGTCGCGCCTGTCGAAGCGCGTCGCCGCGCTCTGA
- the trpS gene encoding tryptophan--tRNA ligase, with amino-acid sequence MTVVSGIQPTGKPHLGNYLGAIVNYVKLQDEAVASGGECFIFLADLHALSMPHVPAELSAATREMVATLVSCGVDPAKTVLFNQAQVPAHAELQWLLNGTARMGWLNRMTQFKDKSGKNREGAAVALFTYPVLQAADVLLYKATHVPVGEDQKQHLELARDIAQKFNNDFCEPDAPLFILPEPFIPPTAARIMSLRDGTAKMSKSDPSDMSRINLVDDADTIMRKIKKAKTDPEPLPSEEAGLEGRAEAKNLVGIYGALTGQSTAEVLAEHGGEGFGAFKPKLGELLVETLAPINARFRELKADREALDAILARGAAQARERGVPTLEAAYRALGLVRG; translated from the coding sequence ATGACCGTCGTCTCCGGCATCCAGCCGACCGGCAAGCCGCATCTCGGCAATTACCTCGGCGCGATCGTCAATTACGTGAAGCTGCAGGACGAGGCGGTGGCGAGCGGCGGGGAATGCTTCATCTTCCTCGCCGACCTCCACGCGCTGTCGATGCCGCACGTCCCCGCAGAGCTGAGCGCGGCGACCCGCGAAATGGTCGCGACGCTCGTCTCCTGCGGTGTCGATCCGGCAAAGACCGTGCTGTTCAACCAGGCCCAGGTCCCTGCCCATGCCGAGCTGCAATGGCTTCTCAACGGCACGGCGCGGATGGGCTGGCTCAACCGGATGACCCAGTTCAAGGACAAGAGCGGGAAGAACCGCGAAGGCGCGGCGGTTGCGCTGTTCACCTACCCGGTGCTGCAGGCGGCCGACGTGCTGCTCTACAAGGCGACCCACGTGCCGGTGGGAGAGGACCAGAAGCAGCATCTCGAGCTTGCCCGCGACATCGCGCAGAAGTTCAACAATGATTTCTGCGAGCCGGACGCGCCGCTCTTCATCCTGCCCGAACCCTTCATCCCGCCGACCGCCGCGCGCATCATGTCGCTGCGCGACGGGACCGCGAAGATGTCGAAGTCCGACCCCAGCGACATGAGCCGGATCAACCTCGTCGACGACGCCGACACGATCATGAGGAAGATCAAGAAGGCCAAGACCGACCCCGAGCCCCTGCCCTCCGAGGAAGCCGGGCTCGAAGGGCGGGCCGAGGCGAAGAACCTCGTCGGGATCTACGGCGCGCTGACCGGGCAGAGCACCGCCGAGGTGCTGGCCGAGCATGGCGGCGAAGGCTTCGGCGCGTTCAAGCCGAAGCTCGGCGAGCTGCTGGTCGAAACGCTCGCCCCGATCAACGCGCGCTTCCGCGAGCTCAAGGCCGACCGCGAGGCGCTGGACGCGATTCTCGCGCGCGGTGCGGCGCAGGCGCGCGAACGCGGGGTGCCGACGCTCGAGGCAGCCTATCGCGCGCTCGGCCTAGTGCGTGGCTGA
- the dut gene encoding dUTP diphosphatase, which produces MTAIPVAVKRLPHGEGLDLPAYATDGAAGMDVVSAEDVTIAPGARHPVATGLALAIPPGYEIQVRPRSGLAFRHGITVPNTPGTIDSDYRGELKVLLINHGSEPFAIARGDRVAQLVLAPVVQAAWREVAELDETARGEGGFGSTGGHAGL; this is translated from the coding sequence ATGACCGCCATCCCCGTCGCGGTGAAGCGCCTGCCGCATGGCGAAGGGCTGGACCTGCCGGCCTATGCGACCGATGGCGCGGCGGGCATGGACGTGGTCTCGGCCGAAGACGTGACGATTGCGCCGGGCGCGCGGCACCCGGTCGCGACCGGCCTCGCGCTCGCCATCCCGCCGGGATACGAGATCCAGGTCCGTCCGCGCTCGGGCCTGGCCTTCAGGCACGGCATCACCGTGCCCAACACGCCCGGCACGATCGATTCGGACTATCGCGGGGAATTGAAGGTGCTGCTGATCAACCACGGCAGCGAACCCTTCGCCATCGCCCGCGGCGACAGGGTGGCGCAGCTCGTGCTAGCGCCGGTCGTGCAGGCGGCTTGGCGCGAGGTCGCCGAGCTCGACGAGACCGCGCGCGGCGAGGGCGGTTTCGGCTCGACCGGGGGCCACGCCGGGCTGTAG
- the murJ gene encoding murein biosynthesis integral membrane protein MurJ: MSLLRNVGTIGSLTLLSRVAGMAREMIFSRVLGANGVTDAWFQAFIIPNVFRRLFAEGAFSAAFVPMFSKRLNGSDNGSDDRETGLEEARGFAAEVLSVFLPVLIALVALFELAMPGVIWLLSEKPVDPATYPLAVDFARIMFPYIILVSLVTLFTGMLNSVSRFAPGASFPIILNLVLIAALLAGEWFAEATGASIAEIAYGIAWAVVGAGVMQLAWLYYWVRVEGFRPRLTWPRITPEVKRLAIIALPAAIGGGAYQINTLVQLYFLNQLDDGSVSYMNYADRLNQLPLGIIGIALSTAILPTLSKFVGSANRDGADRIQSDAIELAMLLTIPAAVALAVCATPFVMVIFGGGEFTLADAAATGDVLAALVLGLPAYVLVKVLVPNFYARADTKTPVVAAFISLAVFVSACIANVGLSVGGAGFEGLGYGVAGIAFASVIGAWINVAFLLAVLARRGHYTVPPSLIARIARQVFAAAVMGAALWLARDALAGVFDDGLLVGFLAVGALVAAAALVYFGIAFATGAIDRARIATLTRKRAP, translated from the coding sequence GTGAGCCTGCTCAGGAATGTCGGCACGATCGGGTCGCTGACCCTGTTGAGCCGTGTCGCCGGGATGGCGCGCGAGATGATCTTCTCGCGCGTGCTCGGCGCCAACGGGGTGACCGACGCCTGGTTCCAGGCCTTCATAATCCCCAACGTCTTTCGCCGCCTGTTCGCGGAAGGCGCGTTCTCGGCCGCCTTCGTGCCGATGTTCTCGAAGCGCCTCAACGGCAGCGACAACGGCAGCGACGACCGGGAAACGGGGCTGGAGGAGGCGCGCGGCTTCGCCGCCGAGGTGCTGAGCGTCTTCCTGCCGGTGCTGATCGCGCTCGTCGCCCTGTTCGAGCTCGCCATGCCGGGGGTGATCTGGCTCCTGTCGGAAAAGCCGGTCGATCCCGCGACCTATCCGCTCGCGGTCGATTTCGCGCGGATCATGTTCCCCTACATCATCCTGGTCAGCCTGGTGACGCTGTTCACCGGGATGCTCAACTCGGTCTCGCGATTCGCGCCCGGGGCGAGCTTCCCGATCATCCTCAACCTCGTCCTGATCGCCGCGCTGCTCGCCGGGGAATGGTTCGCCGAAGCGACCGGCGCGAGCATCGCGGAAATCGCCTATGGCATCGCCTGGGCGGTGGTCGGGGCGGGCGTGATGCAGCTTGCCTGGCTGTATTACTGGGTCCGGGTCGAGGGATTCCGCCCGCGCCTCACGTGGCCGCGCATCACGCCCGAGGTGAAACGGCTCGCGATCATCGCCCTGCCCGCGGCGATCGGGGGAGGGGCCTACCAGATCAACACGCTGGTCCAGCTCTACTTCCTGAACCAGCTCGACGACGGATCGGTGAGCTACATGAACTACGCCGACCGGCTGAACCAGCTGCCGCTCGGGATCATCGGCATCGCCCTGTCGACCGCGATCCTCCCGACGCTGTCGAAATTTGTCGGCAGCGCCAATCGCGACGGCGCCGACCGGATCCAGTCGGACGCGATCGAGCTGGCCATGCTGCTCACCATCCCCGCCGCGGTCGCTCTCGCCGTGTGCGCGACGCCTTTCGTCATGGTCATCTTCGGCGGGGGCGAGTTCACCCTGGCCGATGCGGCGGCGACGGGCGACGTGCTCGCCGCGCTCGTCCTCGGCCTTCCGGCCTATGTGCTGGTCAAGGTGCTGGTGCCCAATTTCTACGCCCGCGCCGACACGAAAACGCCGGTGGTCGCTGCCTTCATCTCGCTCGCCGTGTTCGTCAGCGCCTGCATCGCCAATGTCGGGCTGTCGGTGGGCGGGGCCGGTTTCGAGGGGCTCGGCTACGGCGTTGCCGGCATCGCTTTCGCCAGCGTGATCGGAGCCTGGATCAATGTCGCCTTCCTGCTCGCAGTGCTGGCAAGGCGCGGGCATTACACCGTGCCGCCGTCGCTGATCGCCCGAATCGCGCGGCAGGTCTTCGCAGCGGCGGTGATGGGCGCGGCGCTGTGGTTAGCGCGCGATGCGCTCGCCGGGGTGTTCGACGACGGGCTGCTCGTCGGCTTTCTCGCGGTCGGTGCTCTGGTCGCGGCGGCAGCGCTGGTCTATTTCGGCATCGCCTTCGCCACCGGCGCGATCGACCGCGCCCGCATCGCCACCCTCACCAGGAAGAGAGCCCCTTGA